The proteins below come from a single Gossypium raimondii isolate GPD5lz chromosome 2, ASM2569854v1, whole genome shotgun sequence genomic window:
- the LOC105788504 gene encoding H/ACA ribonucleoprotein complex subunit 2-like protein, with amino-acid sequence MGSDGEAEKTQQKEKERKKMLAISPIAKPLAGKKLSKKTLKFVRKAAEHKCLKRGVKEVVKSIRRGHKGLCVIAGNISPIDVITHVPILCEEADIPYVYVPSKVDLATAGSTKRPTCCVLVLTKPTKGELSPEEQLKLKADYSHIVEDVSELTSSLF; translated from the exons ATGGGAAGTGATGGCGAAGCAGAGAAGACTCAacagaaggaaaaggaaaggaagaagATGTTAGCTATTTCACCCATTGCAAAGCCCCTCGCTGGCAAAAAGCTTTCTAAGAAAACCCTCAAGTTTGTCCGCAAAG CCGCTGAGCACAAATGTTTGAAGAGAGGAGTAAAGGAAGTAGTTAAAAGTATTCGGCGTGGTCATAAGgg GTTATGTGTTATAGCTGGAAATATATCTCCCATTGATGTCATAACTCATGTTCCAATCCTGTGTGAAGAGGCTGACATTCCCTATGTTTATGTTCCCTCAAAAGTG GATCTTGCAACTGCAGGGTCTACCAAGAGACCAACATGCTGTGTTCTGGTGCTAACCAAGCCCACAAAAGGGGAACTAAGTCCCgaggaacaattaaagttaaaagCAGATTATAGCCACATTGTAGAGGATGTATCTGAGCTCACATCCTCTCTGTTTTAA
- the LOC128034107 gene encoding protein MAIN-LIKE 1-like: protein MCGATRPRRANIGGCLSLLQSWARFRFPFLRLRVNHPYTFPLVTRWNHPASYRGLPSELEDIRLLLEQRSEAEFQWTPYEDPAIRAVIPEEFLQNPNAWHAKVVLINYATVEPHQTDRVLRKIGCRQPIPADPEVFDDHHKIDLRLLGTDWPRYWSESTEMWENRYEYLPIREQIIIPELACVLEYMPWFRIHGKPYLLTPEERQRQIRVGKERRGPLNPRRQDYEGSPSTRPRQSPGSSSAAM from the exons atgtgcggggcgacgcgaccgaggagagcaaacatcggaggttgcctgtcactactgcaatcatgggcacggtttcgctttccatttctacgtcttcgagtgaaccacccatatacattcccactcgtaacaag gtggaaccatccggcaagttatcgtggattaccgtctgaacttgaagatatacggcttctattggagcaacggtcggaagcagaa tttcaatggacaccatacgaggatccggcaattcgggcagtaatcccggaagagtttttacaaaatccaaacgcttggcacgcgaaagtggtgttgataaactatgcaaccgtggagccccaccagacagacagagtgctacgaaagattggatgtagacaaccgattcctgcggaccctgaggtgtttgacgatcaccacaaaatcgaccttcggctattaggtacggattggccTAGATATTGGTCCGAGTCAacggaaatgtgggaaaatcggtATGAATATCTACCTATTCGGGAACAAATCATCattccggagttagcgtgcgttctagaatacatgccatggtttaggatccatggcaagccgtatttacttacgccagaggagaggcagcggcaaatacgtgtcggaaaggaaaggcgcgggcctctaaatccaagacgacaagactacgaaggcagcccctcaacgaggcccagacagtCACCCGgttcatcatcagcggccatgtaA
- the LOC105788502 gene encoding uncharacterized protein LOC105788502 — MGCSFSGLNALYDAVNGGGDVWINENRFKIVRQLGEGGFAYVYLVKEVVSDSSSALASGLAKKVKDPSHLSDDRTYAIKKVLIQNNEQLDLVREEIRVSSLFSHPNLLPLLDHSIISVKPTQEGSWNHEAYLLFPVHLDGTLLDNSKAMTSRKEFFSASDVLQIFRQLCAGLKHMHNLGPPYAHNDVKPGNVLLSHRKGKCPLAILMDFGSARPARKQIRSRSEALQLQEWASEHCSAPFRAPELWDCPSDADIDERTDIWSLGCTLFAIMYGVSPFEYALGESGGSLQLAIINAQIKWPAGPKQPYPEEFHHFVTWMLQPQPALRPCIDDIIYHVDKLVTKFSQ, encoded by the exons ATGGGGTGCTCATTTTCTGGTTTGAATGCATTGTACGATGCCGTTAATGGCGGAGGGGACGTTTGGATCAACGAGAACAGGTTCAAGATCGTGAGGCAGCTCGGTGAAGGTGGGTTCGCCTACGTTTACCTGGTGAAGGAAGTCGTATCCGATTCCTCTTCAGCTTTGGCCAGTGGCTTAGCCAAAAAAGTCAAGGACCCTTCACATCTCTCTG ATGATAGAACTTATGCAATTAAGAAAGTTCTCATTCAGAATAATGAGCAGTTGGATTTGGTTCGAGAGGAGATCCGTGTTTCATCCTTGTTTAGTCATCCTAACCTGCTTCCGCTTCTTGATCACTCTATCATTTCTGTTAAG CCTACACAAGAAGGATCATGGAATCATGAAGCGTATTTACTATTTCCTGTTCATTTGGATGGAACGTTACTGGACAATTCCAAAGCTATGACCTCTAGAAAGGAATTCTTTTCTGCCTCAGATGTCCTTCAAATATTTCGGCAG CTGTGTGCAGGACTTAAGCATATGCACAATCTTGGGCCTCCATATGCACATAATGATGTCAAGCCTGGTAATGTTCTTTTATCCCATAGAAAAGGAAAATGCCCTCTTGCTATATTGATGGATTTTGGGAGTGCTCGTCCTGCAAGGAAGCAAATTCGATCTCGTTCTGAGGCACTACAACTTCAG GAATGGGCATCTGAGCACTGTTCAGCACCTTTCCGAGCCCCTGAGTTGTGGGATTGCCCAAGTGATGCAGATATTGACGAGAGAACTGATATTTGGTCGTTGGGTTGCACATTATTTGCAATAAT GTATGGGGTATCCCCTTTCGAGTATGCACTTGGAGAATCAGGAGGAAGCCTGCAATTGGCTATTATAAATGCACAGATTAAGTGGCCAGCTGGACCTAAACAACCATATCCAgaagaatttcaccattttgtGACTTGGATGCTTCAGCCACAACCTGCTCTTCGCCCTTGCATAGATGATATTATATATCATGTTGACAAGTTGGTCACAAAGTTTTCACAGTGA
- the LOC105788503 gene encoding uncharacterized protein LOC105788503 codes for MKNKASGFLKQVVSSVLVSSIAKAKSMVDKGKTSASKARLIILTLMRNKKAVLLGPISKKIHGFLGDKENDPQDDESKAIVPFQYNDDDDAQVADDDKYPDLTHYLFDEKELELEAEAESGSVIEMVKKSKEEGEDFSLEDEIDHVADLFITRFYKQMRLQKLLSFKRNQQMQEGNH; via the coding sequence ATGAAGAACAAGGCATCTGGTTTCCTGAAACAGGTAGTCTCTTCTGTGTTGGTCAGTTCCATTGCCAAAGCCAAATCCATGGTGGATAAGGGCAAAACTAGTGCTTCCAAAGCCCGCCTTATAATCCTCACTTTGATGAGGAACAAGAAGGCGGTGTTGCTGGGTCCAATCTCCAAAAAGATCCATGGATTCCTCGGGGACAAGGAAAATGACCCCCAAGACGATGAAAGCAAAGCCATTGTTCCATTTCAATAcaacgatgatgatgatgctcaGGTGGCTGATGATGATAAGTACCCTGATTTGACCCACTATCTGTTTGATGAAAAGGAGCTGGAGTTAGAGGCGGAGGCTGAAAGCGGATCGGTGATCGAGATGGTGAAGAAGTCGAAAGAAGAAGGGGAAGATTTCAGTTTGGAAGACGAGATCGATCACGTTGCGGACTTATTCATAACCAGGTTTTATAAACAAATGCGCCTCCAGAAACTCTTGTCCTTCAAGAGAAATCAACAAATGCAGGAGGGAAACCATTAG